GCACACGGGACTCTAGACACTCTTGTGCTGCTGGATGTGGAGCTGATGCTTGGGCCGTGATGCAGCTGGACCGAGAAGTGTTTCTGTCCGTGCAGAGGTGGTGCTGCAATGTGGGTGTGTGTGGAGTTGCTTGCTGGACCGGTGCTATATGCATGAACGTGGGCTGCTGAACTTCCTCAAAGAAAAGCCAAAATGCTTCTCCAAAAATTACTTCAGCGTCACAACAACTTCTTTTTCTATATGTCACCCCCTTCTTCCATTAAAGCACCCCTATCCATAAGCTCAAAGCATAAAATCTCCAAATTGCCCTTCTTTTTGTGTACAATTCTTTTGAGAAGAGTCTTGAATTGTGTGACAACTCTCAatatgtcccaaattgtattcccaaaattttcctgaaaataataatgcaaataattagtctcggataattcaaattaattaaaattcgaatttccggtcaaattaagcacaattagcagaaacgggaaaataccggacatttaagcacaattccctgattaatttcggtacaataaactaagtgaagtcgagaaaatatcgactcatcaatgcAGCTGGAGTTAGAGTTAGATAATATCAGATAATTTGAGGATGTCTATGTCGAAACTTGCATAGTTGTACATCAGAGAGGTTTTGAGACTGCATGGGGTGCCTTCCAGTATTGTATCAGATAGAGATCCGCGGTTCACTTCTAGATTTTGGAAGACGCTACAAAGTGAGATGGAAAGTAGATTTCATATGAGTTTAGCTTATCATCCCCAGACTGATGGCCAATCAGAGAGGACGATCCAGTCACTTGACGATTTGCTAAGAATGTATGTATTGGATCACTTAGGAGTCTAGGATTAGGTATTGTCGTTCATGGAGTTTACCTACAACAACAGTTTTCAGGCCAACATTGGTATGGTACCGTTTGAAGCATTGTATTGTCGAAGATGTAGGACGCCTCTGTGTTGGTTTCAATAGGGAGAGTCAATGTTGATTAGGCTAGATTTGATTCAATAGACGACTGAGAAAGTAAAGTTGATTCAGGACAGGATGCAGGCAACTCAGAGTAGACATAAGTCCTATGTTGATCAAAGGTAGAGACCAATGGAGTTTGCAGTTGAGGATCATGTATTCCTCAGAGTGACTACTACTACTGGTGTAGGAAGAGTCATTTGTGCTAGGAGGGTATCTCTTAGGTACATTGGTTCTTATCAGATTCTAAGGCGTATAGGGCCAGTTGCTTATGAGATAGTCATGCCACCCTAGTTGGAAAATCTTCATTTAGTGTTCCATGTCTCACAGCTCAAGAAGTATGTGCCTAATCCTTCTCACGTGCTGGAAGTGGAAGATGTGCAAGTCAGAGAAGATCTTTCAGTAGAGGTACAGCCTGTCAGGATTATGGAGAGTCAGACCGAACAACTTAAAGGAAAAACCATCAGTTTAGTCAAAGTTGTCTGGGATAGTAGGAAAGGTGACTCTACATGGGAGCTAGAGGGAGTCATGAGAGAGTATTATCCTCACCTGTTCTCtggtaagtttaatttttatggGCAAAAATTTTTGTTGCTGGGGAGaatgtaagaacctagaaaatagagtattagagtattagagtagataggtgtatttaaaataatattataatataaatagaaattctAAGTCTCgattcattatctaaaacaccttcatctctctaaaactctATCTTCCTTGAGTTCTCTGACTTCTCTCTACCCTTTCTCACTATAATGTTATCTGTTCAAAGATCAGGAAGTGCCTAGACGATCCTTGCGTCAAGGGCAACAATATCTACTGATCAATTTCTTGTTTTGAGTCGGTAAGTCGTTTCTCCTTTGTCCTCCGTAAGTTCTTGGACTATGATCAAGCAAAGAATCTTGTTTGTGTGTATCTAGTAACGTTTCCTTCCAATTTCTAACTCAAGTTAGGTTCCAAGATGGATTTTCTATCATCGGTGACTTGTAGGTTTCTGTTGCGTTTCCTTGCGGTGAAAACTTCTGTCATGGTTTCAGTGAATTGTGTAGAGTTTGAGTGAGGTAAGGGAAACTGGATTTTATCTCTGTTTGCTGAACTATTTGGTGCATGTGTGAATAGTATgctagttatatatatatatatatatatatatatatatatatatatatatatatatatatatatatatatatatatatatattgaactGAATTGTTGACtttgatgttaaaataaatgTGCTTAATGTGGTTGTTGTAAGTGTGTATGGATGAACTATGAATATGAACTGATTTGAATGATGATTCTGATGTTATAGACTAgatgaaatgttaaaatttgttatGAGATTGGTTTATGAGGAATTTGAATGAATTATACTTGTTTTAGGTAAGTTTTGAGGAAGTGGAGTAATGAAATTGTGAATTAGGAGTTAGAGGTTGTACTGGTCTGTTGGGATAGCTTAGACAAGTCATTTGGTACTTATTTGAGTCCCTAAgtggttaaaaataatatcaaaagtgGTATAATTAGATTTGGGTTTCTAGGTTGAGAAATTTGGAGTTTTGAAATAGAAATTGGTTCCTCAACACTTTAGATTGAGGTTAGTGAGTTGTAAGAACACTTAGTCAAATCTATTAAGGTTTATAACACAAATTAGGatggttagaagttgggaaaaatagttataaGTGGTAAACTTAGGctgagttgcataattctgcaaaATTCGTGCTatagaattatgcagactcgctgagTGAATAGATTAGCAGAGGGAGTCACCCTAGTGAGCACCTCTCTGCCAGGGCATTCACACAATGAATAAATGTGTTATGCAAATGGTTTGAGAGGTTTGCTCTCTGT
This genomic stretch from Vigna radiata var. radiata cultivar VC1973A chromosome 7, Vradiata_ver6, whole genome shotgun sequence harbors:
- the LOC106766055 gene encoding uncharacterized protein LOC106766055 is translated as MEFAVEDHVFLRVTTTTGVGRVICARRLKKYVPNPSHVLEVEDVQVREDLSVEVQPVRIMESQTEQLKGKTISLVKVVWDSRKGDSTWELEGVMREYYPHLFSGSGELRSENIV